Below is a genomic region from Hylemonella gracilis.
GGTTTTCCGCACCCTGTCGGGCTCCACCGCGACGCTGACGCGCGCCACCTCGCTCGGCGCAGGCCTCGCCATCTCGCAATGGCAGCGCAGCGGCCACGAAACGCTGGGTTATGACCAACCCGGACACCACACCGTGTCGCTGTACCTGCAAGGCGGTGAAACCTCCTTCCGGGTCGGCAATGCCTTGCATGGCGGCGCGGGCAAATTCTGCGTGCTGCCCGCCGAACACCACTCGCTCTGGTGCATGAACGACACGGTGCGTTTCCTGCACCTTTACATCGCGCCCGAGCGCCTGGCGCGCGAAGCCGTGCTGCGGCTGGATTGCGAACCGCGCGCGCTGGAACTGCGCGACCGCACCTACATCCACGACGATGCGCTGACCGCCGCCTGCGGCACCCTGCTCAAGGCCGATTGGCAGGCCCCCGCCGACCGCCTGGCGGCCAGCAGCGCGGCGGAGACCGTGCTGCACCACCTGCTGCACGAGGAAGTGAAGCGCAAGGCCGCGCCGCCTGCGCGTGGCGGCCTGGCCCCCGCGGTGCGACGGCGGGTCCGGGACTACATCGACGCCCACCTGGCCGATCCGTTGAGCCTGGACGAGCTGGCCGGCGTGGCCACGCTGTCCACCTACCATTTCGCCCGCATGTTCCAGGCCTCATTCGGCGAATCACCACACGCCTGGGTGCGCGCCCGGCGTCTGGCCCACGCGCGCGGCCTGCTGGCCACCGGCCGGAGCGATCTGGCCGACGTGGCGCAGGCCTCGGGCTTCGGCAACGCCAGCCACCTGTCCCGCGTATTCCGTGATGCCTACGCCATCACCCCGGGTCAATTCCGTTCCGCCGTCCAGCTCAGATGAGACGCGGTTGCGCATGCGCCACCAGCAGCAGGGTGATCTGTGGGCGGAACATCGCCGCGACGGCGAGCTTCCCGAGGCCGCGACGCCATGCCTTCGTTTTGGCATATGGATATGAAAAAGCATTGGTTCACACCGTGCATGTTTCTGCCTATGATTTTCCCCACGGCGTCATGCCGCCCTGCGGCGAAGAACACCGAACCAATCATCTTTTGGAGTCTGACTCTCATGCGCAAGCGCACTTTCAACACGCTGATCGCCTCGGCCTTCGCGACGATCCTGAGCCTGGGCGCCGCCACGGCCCATGCCGACCAGCTCGCCGACATCAAGAAAAAGGGCGTGCTCGTCTTCGGCATCCTGGGCATCGATGAACCCAACAGTTTCGTCGACCCCAAGACCCGTCAGTACATCGGCTACGAAGTCGACCTGGCCAACGCCATCGCCCAGAAGATTGGCGTCAAGGCCGAGTTCAAGCAGGTGGCCGTGGCCGCCCGCATTCCCGAACTGCAGCAGGGCCACGTGGATCTGCTGGCCGCGTCGCTCACCCACAACAAAGAACGCGAGGCCCTGATCGACTTCGGCCTGACCCACTTCGTCACCGGCTCCAAGGTGGTCGTCGCGAAAAAAAGCGGCATCACCAGCGTGCATCAGCTCGGCGGCAAGAAAGTGGTGACCGTCAAGGGCGGCACGCAGGAGCCCAACCTCAAGCGCGTCGTGCCCACCGCCGACGTGGTGACCTTCGAATCGACGCAGCAGGCCTTCCTGGCCCTGCAGCAGGGCAAGGGCGTCGCCTACATCAACGACGAGTCCTCGCTCTACAGCGACGTGCTCAAGCTTGGCCCCAAGGGCAAGGACTACGTCGTGCTGCCTGAAAACCTGAACGTCGAGCCCCTGGCCATCGGCATCAAGAAGGGCGAAACGGCGCTCAAGGCCGTGGTGGACCAGACCCTGCGCGAACTTGAAAGCTCGGGCGCGGCCGACAAGCTCTACGAGAAGTGGTACGGCCAGGGCAGCAAGCTCAAGTTCGGCAAGCGCACCTGGAAGATCGAGTCCGACAAGGTGGACGGCTGATTTCCGGTCCGGCCGCTCCTGCATCGGCCAACACGACGGCCCGCCCCCAGGCGGGCCGTTTTTACGTTCCCGGACAATCCCCCCATGCCCTCCTTCGATTTCTCCCTGCTGCTGGCCGGCCCCTACCATGAGATGCTGCTGGCTGGCCTGGGTATGTCGCTGCTGCTGCTGGCCATCTCGCTGATGTTGGCCCTGCCGCTCGCGGCCGCCCTGGCCCTCGTGCGCCTGTCCCCCTGGGCGCCATTGCGCGCCATCGGCTGGCTCTGCGTCGAGGTGCAACGCAACATCCCGCCCCTGGCCCATCTGCTGTTCTGGTACTTCGCCGCACCGGAACTGCTGCCCGAAGATTTCCGCGCCTGGCTCTACGACCACAACTTCGAGGCCATCGCCGCCGTGGTCGCACTCACGCTCTACGCAGCGGCCTTCATGGGCGAGGACCTGCGCAGCGGCATCCGCTCCGTGCCCGCCGTGCAATTCGAGGCGAGCCGGGCCCTGGGCCTGGGTTTCCTGCCCACCATGCGCCTCGTGGTGCTGCCGCAGGCCCTGCGCATCGCCACGCCGCCCCTGCTGTCGCAGACGCTCAACCTCTGGAAGAACAGCAGCCTGGCCACCGTGATCGGCACGGCCGAGCTGATGTACGCCGCCGCCAAGGTCGAGACCGAGACCTTCCGCAGCTTCGAGGCCTTCGCCTTCGCGACCGTGTGCTACCTGACGGTCTCGCTGGCCATCGGCGCCCTGGCCGCCTGGTTCGCCCGCCGTTATCCGCCGCGCTCGCTGTGAGGACAGCCCATGACCTTTCTTGAAGTCATCGACAACTACTGGCTCTATTTCCTCGTCGGCCAGTACCCCGAAGGCCCGCTGGGCGGGCTCGCCCTCACCCTGCTGCTGTCCGCCGCCGGCCTGCTCGCCGCCCTGCCCGCGGGCCTGGCGCTGGGCCTGGCGCGGGTGAGCCCCTGGCGCGCCCTGCGCTGGCCCGTGACCGCTCTGGTCTACGTGGTGCGCGGCACGCCGCTGCTGATGGTGGTGTTCTGGGCCTATTTCTTCCTGCCCAGCGTGACGGGTGCGAAGACGGACCAGTTCACCACCATGCTGATCGCGCTGGCGCTGTTCAACGGTGCTTACCTGGCGGAAGTGGTGCGCGCGGGCATCCAGGGCCTGCCGCGCGGCCAGATGGAAAGCGCGCGATCGCTCGGCCTGTCCTGGCTGCAGGCCATGCGCGGGGTCATCCTGCCGCAGGCCCTGCGCAACATGCTGCCGTCGCTGGTCAGTCAGTTCGTGATGACCATCAAGGAAACCTCGCTGGGCTACATCATCGGCCTGAACGAGGTGTCCTTCATCACCTCGCAGATCAACACCCAGGTCTTCATCTACCCGGTACAGCTCTACCTGATCCTGGGCCTGAGCTATTTCGTGCTCTGCTTCAGCCTCTCGCGTTTCGCCTACTGGATGGAACGCCGGCTGGAACGCAAGGCACGGCCCACCCCGCAACCTTCCGTCCCCGCCACCGCATGATCACCTTCGAGAACGTCAACAAATGGTATGGCCCGCGCCATGACTACCACGCCCTGGTCGACATCAACGAGACCGTGACCCAGGGCGAAATCGTCGTGGTCTGCGGCCCCTCGGGCTCGGGCAAGTCGACGCTGATCCGCACCCTGAACCGGCTGGAGCCGATCGACAGCGGGCGCATCACGCTGGACAGCGAGGACATCCACCGCAAGGGCCTCGACCTCAACGCCTTCCGCTCGCGCATCGGTTTCGTGTTCCAACAGTTCAACCTGTTCCCACACCTCACGGCGCTGGAAAACTGCACTCTGGCACCGGTCTATCTCAAGCGGACCACGAAGACCGAGGCCCGCGAGCGCGCGCTCGCCCTGCTGGACCGCGTCGGACTGGCCCACAAGGCCGACGCGCTGCCGGCGCAGCTCTCGGGCGGGCAGCAGCAGCGCGTGGCCATCGCCCGCGCGCTGGCCATGCAGCCGCCGCTGATGCTGTTCGACGAGCCCACCAGCGCACTCGACCCTGAGATGGTGGGCGAGGTGCTGCAGGTCATGAAAGACCTGGCGCGGGATGGCATGACCATGGTGGTCGTCACGCACGAAATGGGGTTTGCCCGCGAGGTGGCCGACCGCGTGCTTTTCATGGACGCCGGCCGGGTGCTGGAACGCGCCACGCCGGAGGCCTTCTTCACCCAACCGGAACACCCGCGCGCGCGCCAGTTCATCGCGGACATCCGCAGCCACTGAGCTTCAACGCGCCCTGCGGACAGCCTCCCCAATCCATGTGCCGCCGGAATGATCCAGGGCCGCAGGGGGTGCACGGCAGCGCCTGTCAGATCAGGTGCGGCAGCGCATGCGTCACCAGCAGCAAGGCGGCCAGCGCCACGCCCAGCAGCGCGCGCGACCACGGCGACACGGGCCCATCCGCGCCCGAACCGTCGTTCTGTGCTTCAAGCAATCGCTGAGTCATGTGCATCCTTGATGGGGTGCCTGCATTCTGAAAACAATCGGCCGCCAAGGGAACGAAAAGATCGTCAGATGCATATGGCCAATTCGGCATAAAGACGATCGACACCCTGCCCTCGGCCGGCACGCCTTCAGGTGTAGGCGGACGGCGGAGGCAAGACGTCGTTCAGCGCCCAGTTGCCAAGATCGCGCAGCTTGTACTCGATCGGGTCGTGCAGGGTATGGGTGCGGGCGTTGCGCCAGAAACGGTCGTGGCCCAGGGGCGCGTGCAGCGAGGATGTGCCCGCCACCTCGAACAGGCGGCTGCCGATGTCCAGGGCGGCGCGCGCCGCCACCACCTTGGCCGTGGCCACCGCGACCGAGACGGCGCCACGCTCCTCGGCCGTGAGCGCCAGGCCACGCTGCCAGGCCGCCTCGACCTGTTGCGCCACCTGTTCGGCCAGGGCTTCGGCGGCCTTGAGCTGCACCCAGAATTCGCCAAACTTCTCCAGCAGGTACGGGTCCTGGGTGGCCTGCTCTACGTTGGACAGCACCCAGGGCCGGCGCCACTGGCGGGTGTGGTCCCGCGCGGCCTGGTGCGCGCCCTCGGCGATGCCGAGGTAGATGTTGACCAGCATGGATTGAGAGAGTGTGGAGCGCAGCGAGGCCCAGGCACTGCTGCCCGGGCCGGGGTTCAGCACCTCCTCGGGGTAGACCAGCACGTCCTCGAAGACCACGTTGCCGCTGTCCGTCTGACGCTGCCCGATGGCATTCCAGTCGCCCTGGATCTGCAAACCCTCGCGGTCCGTGGGCACGGTCGCCGCGATCAGCCGACCGCATTCCAGGTGGGCCGAGACCAGCAGCACGTCGGCCCCCACCGCGCCCGAGCAGAAGCTCTTGACGCCATTGAGCACCAGACCTTCGTCGAATTCCACCGCCGTGACGCGCTTGTCGGCCGGGTTGTTCGCATTGCCCCAGAACCAGCGCTCGCGCACGGTGCGCGTCAGCCATTCCTGTTGCTGCGCCTCGCTGCCAAAGAAGGACAGGCTGGCCACTTGAAGGTGCTGAAAGGCGAAGAGGTGGGCCAGCGAACTGTCCACCGCCGCGATGCGGCGGATGGCGCGCAGGATGACGGGCCAGCGCTCGCCCTGCCCGCCGAACTTCGCGGGCACGGCCAGGGTCAACAGGCCGCTGTCGCGCAACAGGGCGCGCTCGGCGGCGGCGTGGCCACCCCGGCGATCACGTTCGACGGCAGTCGCCGCCAGGCTGGCACACAGCAGCGCGAGTTGTTCTTCCAGAGATTGCTTGATGTCCATGGCGCATGGACTCTAGCCAAGAAGGATCGCGCTGGGAACGAATGAATCGTTGCTTGCTTATGGCCACAACATCTAAACGCCACCAAACTCAGGCGCCGCGGCCTGCCGGAGGCAGCGGCGCTGCCCGCGGCTCAGAGCAGCGCGTCGGCCCAGATGTTGCGCGCCCAGGACTTGGCGTACTGCCCTTCCAGCCCATTGGCGGCCGGCGACAGCCCGCCGGCACCGGGCACCGCCACCACGGTCTTCTGCTCCGCGCTCCATTTGTGGACCGAGGCCACGTGCACCACCTCGGTCTCGGAGACGAAGCTGTAGCAGGTGTTGGCGAGGATGGGCTCGGGGTTGACCTCGCGGCCCTGCAGCAACGCGATCACCGCGTCCGCCGCGACCTTGCCGTGGTTGTTGGCCATGAAACCGGACTTGGGCATGCCCGGCGCCGAGGCCGTGGCGTCACCCAGCACGTGCACGCCCGGCGCGACGGTGGATTCGAAGCTGCGGAAGTCCACCCCCGCCCAGCGTCCACCCACGTTGAGCAGTTGGGCCTGCTGTGCGATGCGACCCGCCTGCTGAGGCGGCACCACGTTGAGCACGCCCGCGCGCACGGTGTCGAAGCTGGTCTCGATGGACAGGCTGGCGGCATCCACGCGCACCAGCTCGTTGCTCGCCCGGTACTCGACCAGGCCCGGGTACAACTCGTTCCAGGCCTTGAGGAAGAGACCCTTCTTGGAGACGATGTCCGGATTGGCGTCCAGCACGATGACCTTGGAGCGCGGCTTGTGCGCCTTGAAGTAGGACGCGACCTGCGAGACGCGTTCATAAGGTCCGGGCGGGCAGCGGAACGGCGCCTTGGGGATGTGCAGCACATAGGCACCGCCGTTGTCCAGGGCCTCGAGCTGCCTGCGCAGGGCCACCGTCTGCGCACCCGCCTTCCACGCATGCAGCACCCTGGCCTGCGCCTCGGCGCTTTCCAGCCCCGGCGTCTGGTTGTAGAGGAAATCGATGCCCGGCGAGACAATGAGGCGGTCGTACTTCAATGTGTCTCCATGGGCCAGCCGCACTTCCTTCTTGGCCACGTCGATGGCCGTGGCTTCGTCACGCACCACGCGCACACCGTGCTTGCGCTGCAGCGTGTCGTAGCTCGTGGTCAGGTTCTCGAGGGTCTCGTAGCCGCCCAGCACGAGGTTGGACAGCGGGCAGGAGATGAAGGTGGCCTCGCGCTCGACCAGCACCACCTCAAGTTCTTGCGCCGTTCCCTTCGTCCACAAGCGCAGGTACTTGGCCGCCGTCGCGCCGCCGTAACCTCCGCCGATCACCACCACGCGCTGACGCGCCCTACCGATGGGGGTGGCGCACCCAGCCAGGGTGGTCAAGGCGCCGGCGCCCGCGCCGGCCGCGACGGTGCGCAGGAAAGTTCTGCGTTGCAGATTGTTCATGGTGCGTGTCTCCGGGGTTCGGGGCGGGCGGGTCAAGGCTTCTGGGCGGCGAAGAAAGCCGCCAGGCGTTCGAGTTCGTCATCGCTGTAGCCCTTGGCGTGCTGGTGCATCACCGTGGCCTGCAGCTCGCCCTTCTTGTACGCCAGCAGCTTTCGCAGCAGCACGGCCCGGTCCTGGCCCGCGATGACCGGAATCGCTCCTGGCGTGGGTCCCCCCGCCCCGTTGGTGCCATGACAGGCCGCGCAGCTGGCGGCCCAGACCCGGGCCTGGGCATCGATGCCCTGGGCGGCGGCATGTGTGCCGAGACCGAGGGCCAGCAACAAGGCCGATCCGAAAAGCAGTTTATTCGTCATGTGCAAGTCTCCTGAACTGGCTGCCCCGAGTATCGAAAAAGTCTGGCGTGAAGCCAAACACTTTTTCATTCCGGATTCGGCGGCAGCGCCGATGCGCCTTCAAGAACCCGCATGCGCCGGGTCCCGCGCCCTCAGATCTTCGCCAACGACACTTCGGTGGCCTTGACCAGCGCAACGACCTCGCTGCCTGGACGCAGGTTCAGGTCATTGACTGAGCGCGTGGTGATCACCGAGGTCACGATGCCCCAGGGTGTCTCGACGTCGATTTCCGACAGCACGTCGCCGCGGATGATTTCCTTGACCTTGCCGCGGAACTGGTTGCGGACATTGATGGCTTGAATGGACATGGTGATGACTCCTGGTGAAAAAAGAAAAAATCAGATGGCCCAGCGCAGGCCGGTGGCGGGTATGCCGCCCGGGATGCCCCCGGTCCCGCCGGGCCAGCCCGGCGGATCGGTCTCGTGCGCGGCGGTTTTGTCGGTCTGCTGCAGCACGCGGGTCAGGATGCGGTTTTCCAGCGCGGCGAACGCCGCGGCGCCGCGCTCGCGGGGACGCGGCAGGGGCACGCGCTCGTCGAGCGCGATGCGCCCGTCCTCGATCAGGATCACGCGGTCGGCCAGGGCCACGGCCTCCTGCACGTCGTGCGTGACCAGCAAGGCCGTGAAGCCATTGCGCAGCCACAAGCCCTCGATCAATGCGTGCATCTCGATGCGCGTCAGCGCATCCAGGGCGCCCAGGGGTTCGTCGAGCAGTAGCAGGCGCGGGTTGTGCACCAGCGCGCGCGCCAGGGCCACGCGCTGGCGCTGTCCACCGGACAGGCGCGCGGGCCAGTCTCCCAGGCGCTCGCCCAAGCCGACCTGGGCCAGCACCTCAGCGGCGCGGCCCCGCTCGCCCTGGAGCAAGCCCAGGGCCACGTTGTCCAGCACACGCTTCCAGGGCAGCAGGCGCGCGTCCTGGAACATGATGCGGGTGTTGTCGTTCAGACCCTGGATGGCCTGGCCATCCAGGCGCAGCTCGCCCCCATCGCGCGCTTCCAGCCCCGCGACCAGGCGCAACAGCGTGCTCTTGCCGCAGCCGCTGCGCCCCACGATCGCGACGAACTCGCCGGGCTCGATGCGCAGTTGCAATTGGCGCAGCACCTCGCGCTCGCCATACCGCTTGCCCAGGCGATGCGCCTCGAGCCGCACGCCCCTGGCCACGCGTTCGGACTGTGCCTCACCTTGCGGCAAGGCGGACTTCGGGACGAAGGTATTCATGTCGCTGACCCTCGCGCGGCACGGGCCGCCGTGGATGGCTTGAACAGTGGCGCGTTCAGCGCATCCACCGGCTTGGGCAGCAATTTCTCGGCCAGGAAGGCGTCGGCGATCTTCTGCTGCTCGACCAGGCGCTCAGACGTGACGGCGCGCACGGCATAACTGCGGTTGCCATTGGCCTGTTCGACGATCGTGGGGTCCAGTCCCCAGAAGGGACCCAGCAAGGCCGCAGCCTCCTTGGGCTGACGCTTGACCCACAGTCCGGCCTTCTCAAGCTCGGCGTAGACCACGTCCAGCACCTTGGGGCTGGCCTCGGCGAAACGCGTGCTCGCCAGGTAATAACGCTGGTAGGACGCCAGCCCATCGCCATCGGCCAGCACGCGCGCGCCGGACTGAATGCGGGCGGCCGACAGGAACGGGTCCCACACCACCCAGGCATCGATCGCACCCTTCTCGAAGGCGGCGCGCCCGTCGGCCGGCGTCAGGTAACGGGCGTTGATATCGGCCAGGGAAAGACCGACCTTGGCCAGCGCGGTGATCAGCAGGTAGTGCACGCCCGCCGCCTTGGCGAAACCAACGTTCTTGCCCTTGAGGTCGGTCAGACCGCGGATGGGCGAGTCCTTAGGCACCAGGATGGCCTGGGCCGAAGGCGACGGCGCTTCCTGCGCCACGAAGGTCAGCTGCGCGCCCGCGGCCTGCGCGAACACGGGCACGGTGTCGGCCACGTCAGCGCTGAAATCGATGTTGTCCAGGTTCAAGGCCTCCAGCAGCGGCAGGCCGCTGGTGAACTCGTGCCAGCTCGGTTGAAAGCCCAAGGGCGCGAGCTGCTTCTCCAACGTGCCCTGCAGCTTGAGCACCGAAATCAGCGTGGAAGATTTCTGGTAACCGATGCGGATGGTCTTGGTGGTCTGCGCGAGCAAGGGCGCCGCGGCGTACAACGAACCAAGCGCGGTCATCGACCCCAGCACGGTCCGCCGATTGAATACATGAGACATAAAGACTCCGTTGATGAAAGTTCAAACCAAAGACCAGAGCAGCGCAGTCCCTTCCAGGGCTCCCGCGGAACTGGCTTTGCCAGGCCGCTGGGAGCGCCCCCTTGAGGGGGAGGCGCCGCAGGCGCTTCGGGGTGTTTCATTTGCTATATCCGGGGTGCCAACGCAACCACCAATGCTCAAGACCTCGCGCGAGCACGTCGGCCAGCTTGCCCAGCAAGGCGTAGAGCAGGATGCCCACGAGCACGATGTCGGTCTGCAGGAACTCGCGTGCGTTCATGGTCAGGTAGCCGATGCCCGACTGGGCGGAGATGGTCTCGGCCACGATCAGGATCACCCACATCAGGCCCAGCGAGAACCGCAGGCCGACCAGGATGGACGACAGCGCGCCCGGCAGGATGATCTGGCGGTAGAGCTGCCAGCGGTTCAGGCCATAGGTGCGGCCCATCTCGATCAGGCCCGGATCCACGCTGCGGATGCCGTGGAAGGTGTTGAGGTAGATCGGGAAGAAGACCGAGATGGCGATCAGGAACAGCTTGGCACTCTCGTCAATGCCGAACCAGAGGATGACCAGCGGAATCATTGCCAGCGCGGGAATGTTGCGCAGCATCTGGAAGCTGGAATCGAGCAGCGTCTCCAGCCAGCGCGACGTGCCCGTCAGCAGGCCCAGCACCAGCCCCAGGCCACCGCCAATGGCCAGGCCGGCCAGGGCACGACCCGCGCTGACCTTGACATGGGTCCAGAGCTCGCCCGAGGCCGTGAGATTCCAGGCCGCGATGGCCACGTCCACGGGAGCGGGCAGAACGCGGGTGGACAGCCAGCCCTGAGTCGAGGCGAGTTGCCAGGCGACGATCAGCGCGATCGGCACCAGCCAGGGCAGCAGGCGCAACCAGACGGCCAGGGCCAGACCGCGCAACAGCGCACCGACAGGCGCACCAGGCTCCTGGCTCAAGTCCGGCAGCGGCGTCACTTGCAATTCATGCGCGGGGACACTCATCGTTTCATCCTCTCCAGCAGTTCGGGGCACCGGGCCTCATTGCGCGGCGACGCGCGCGGGCGCATCGATGTTGGCGACGACCTCGCCGAACGGGCCACTCAGCTTCTGTCCGGGCAGCGGCTGGTTCGCCGCCTCACCCAGGCGCCGCTGCGTGTCCAGCGAGAGCAGCGGGAACACCAGTTCCGCGAAGCGATAGGCTTCCTCCAAATGCGGATAGCCCGAAAGCACGAAGGTGTCCAAGCCCAGCGCCGCGTATTCCTCGATGCGCGCAGCCACCTGTTGCGGACTGCCTACCAGGGCCGTGCCCGCACCGCCGCGCACCAGGCCCACGCCGGCCCAGAGGTTGGGGCTGATTTCGAGCGAGGCGCGGTCGCGCTTCTTGCCTCCCTGGTGCAGCGCGGCCATGCGGCGCTGGCCTTCCGAATCCATCTTGGCGAAGGCGGCCTGCGCCTTGGCCACGATGCCGTCGTCCAGGCGACTGATCAGATCGTCCGCGGCGGCCCAGGCAGCGGCTTCCGTCTCGCGCACGATGACGTGCAGGCGGATGCCGAACTTCACGGTGCGATTGCGCTTGGATGCACGCGCCTTCACGTCGGCCACCTTCTTCGCCACCTCGGCGGGCGGCTCGCCCCAGGTCAGGTAGGTGTCCACCTGCTCGGCAGCCAGGTCGTGCGCGGCCTCGGACGAGCCGCCGAAATAGATCGGCGGGTAGGGCTGCTGCAAGGGCGGAAACAGCAGCTTCGCGCCCTTGACGCTCAGGTGCTTGCCCTCGTAATCGAAGGCCTGGGCCTGGGTGTCGTGACTGCGGGCGATGATCTCGCGCCAGATGCGGATGAACTCGGCGCTCTGCTCGTAGCGTGCCGCGTGGTCGAGGAACACCCCATCGCCTTCCAGCTCGGCTTGGTCGCCCCCCGTCACGAGGTTGACCAGTAGCCGGCCGCCGGAGAGCCGGTCGAAGGTCGCGGCCATGCGCGCCGCCAGCGCGGGCTGGTGCAGGCCGGGCCGCACGGCCACGAGGAACTTGAGGCGCTGGGTCACGGGCAAGAGGCTCGCGGCCACGACCCAGGGGTCCTCGCAGGACCGGCCCGTGGGGATGAGCACCCCCTCGTAGCCCAGGCGGTCGGCCGCCTGCGCCACCTGCGTGAGGTAGGCGTGGTCCACCTGGCGCGCGCCTTCGCCCGTGCCAAGGTAACGGCTGTCGCCGTGGGTGGGGATGAACCAGAAGACTTTCATGAGGGACCTCTTGTCGATTGGAATCTCAGATGGCAAAGGCGAAGCGCAAGGCGCGGCGCGACGGACGCGCCACCGGCGACCGGACCGGATGCCGGGCCCAAGTGCTCGTGGTCCCGGTCTGTCGCGACATGGGCGCATGAACGGACCCCGCAGGCTGAGGCAGCGGCCACGTCAAACCCCACGCCCGCGCCGAGGTCTGCAGCACGCGCGCGGCACCGGCGGGGAAGGCGGGAATGTCGAAAGCGGAAGTGCTCATGGGGCCGATCCAGGTGAGGACGAGATCAGGTGTCGCCGGATCATTTCGCCTGGAAAGCCACGGCGTCGCTGATCTGGATGGCCTTGGGGATCAGCTTCAGCTCGAAGAAGGTGTCGGCGATCTTCTGCTGGTCGGCGGCCACGGCGGGCGTGATGGGCCGCACATTGAATTCGTAGCGCGTCAGCGCGGTCTCCACCACCGCGACGGGCAAGCCCTGCAGCGGCGCGACCAACTCGGCGGCGGCGCGCAGGTTCTTCTTGATCCAGGCCCCCTTCTCCACCGAGTCCTCGAACAGGGCCTGGACGATCTTCGGGTGCTTCTGAACGAACCCCGCCTCGGCCAGGTAGAAGGCGTAGTTGTTGACCACGCCCTTGCCATTGGCCAGGATGCGCGCGCCGATGGATTGCTCCGCCGCCGCAGCGAAGGGGTCCCAGATGACCCAGGCGTCCACCGCGCCGCGCTCGAAGGCAGCGCGCGCGTCGGCCGGCGCCAGGTAGACCACCTGCACGTCGGACAGCTTCAGGCCGTTCTTCTCCAGCGCCTTGACCAGCAGGTAGTGCACATTGCTGCCTTTGTTGAGGACCACCTTGCGCCCCTTGAGGTCGCTCACGTTGCTGATGGGCGAATCCTTGGGCACGAGGATGGCCTCGGCCTCGGGCGAAGCCGGGTCATGGCCGAAATAGACGAACTTCGCGCCCGCGGCCTGAGCGAAGACGGGCGGCGCCTCGCCCACGTAACCCACATCCACGGCGCCCACGTTCAGGCCTTCCAGCAGTTGAGGGCCGGCGGGGAATTCCACCCATTTGACGGTGGCGTTCAGCGGCGCGAGCTTTTTCTCCAGGCTGCCTTGGGCTTTTTGCAGGGTCAGCAGGCTGGCGGACTTCTGGAAGCCAATCCTCAGTTCCACCGGGGCGCCCTGCGCCGAAGCCGGAAAAATCACGGAGAGGT
It encodes:
- the ssuD gene encoding FMNH2-dependent alkanesulfonate monooxygenase, with translation MKVFWFIPTHGDSRYLGTGEGARQVDHAYLTQVAQAADRLGYEGVLIPTGRSCEDPWVVAASLLPVTQRLKFLVAVRPGLHQPALAARMAATFDRLSGGRLLVNLVTGGDQAELEGDGVFLDHAARYEQSAEFIRIWREIIARSHDTQAQAFDYEGKHLSVKGAKLLFPPLQQPYPPIYFGGSSEAAHDLAAEQVDTYLTWGEPPAEVAKKVADVKARASKRNRTVKFGIRLHVIVRETEAAAWAAADDLISRLDDGIVAKAQAAFAKMDSEGQRRMAALHQGGKKRDRASLEISPNLWAGVGLVRGGAGTALVGSPQQVAARIEEYAALGLDTFVLSGYPHLEEAYRFAELVFPLLSLDTQRRLGEAANQPLPGQKLSGPFGEVVANIDAPARVAAQ
- a CDS encoding sulfonate ABC transporter substrate-binding protein, giving the protein MLLLNLSVIFPASAQGAPVELRIGFQKSASLLTLQKAQGSLEKKLAPLNATVKWVEFPAGPQLLEGLNVGAVDVGYVGEAPPVFAQAAGAKFVYFGHDPASPEAEAILVPKDSPISNVSDLKGRKVVLNKGSNVHYLLVKALEKNGLKLSDVQVVYLAPADARAAFERGAVDAWVIWDPFAAAAEQSIGARILANGKGVVNNYAFYLAEAGFVQKHPKIVQALFEDSVEKGAWIKKNLRAAAELVAPLQGLPVAVVETALTRYEFNVRPITPAVAADQQKIADTFFELKLIPKAIQISDAVAFQAK
- the ssuC gene encoding aliphatic sulfonate ABC transporter permease SsuC; translation: MSVPAHELQVTPLPDLSQEPGAPVGALLRGLALAVWLRLLPWLVPIALIVAWQLASTQGWLSTRVLPAPVDVAIAAWNLTASGELWTHVKVSAGRALAGLAIGGGLGLVLGLLTGTSRWLETLLDSSFQMLRNIPALAMIPLVILWFGIDESAKLFLIAISVFFPIYLNTFHGIRSVDPGLIEMGRTYGLNRWQLYRQIILPGALSSILVGLRFSLGLMWVILIVAETISAQSGIGYLTMNAREFLQTDIVLVGILLYALLGKLADVLARGLEHWWLRWHPGYSK
- a CDS encoding aliphatic sulfonate ABC transporter substrate-binding protein, yielding MSHVFNRRTVLGSMTALGSLYAAAPLLAQTTKTIRIGYQKSSTLISVLKLQGTLEKQLAPLGFQPSWHEFTSGLPLLEALNLDNIDFSADVADTVPVFAQAAGAQLTFVAQEAPSPSAQAILVPKDSPIRGLTDLKGKNVGFAKAAGVHYLLITALAKVGLSLADINARYLTPADGRAAFEKGAIDAWVVWDPFLSAARIQSGARVLADGDGLASYQRYYLASTRFAEASPKVLDVVYAELEKAGLWVKRQPKEAAALLGPFWGLDPTIVEQANGNRSYAVRAVTSERLVEQQKIADAFLAEKLLPKPVDALNAPLFKPSTAARAARGSAT
- a CDS encoding ATP-binding cassette domain-containing protein; this encodes MNTFVPKSALPQGEAQSERVARGVRLEAHRLGKRYGEREVLRQLQLRIEPGEFVAIVGRSGCGKSTLLRLVAGLEARDGGELRLDGQAIQGLNDNTRIMFQDARLLPWKRVLDNVALGLLQGERGRAAEVLAQVGLGERLGDWPARLSGGQRQRVALARALVHNPRLLLLDEPLGALDALTRIEMHALIEGLWLRNGFTALLVTHDVQEAVALADRVILIEDGRIALDERVPLPRPRERGAAAFAALENRILTRVLQQTDKTAAHETDPPGWPGGTGGIPGGIPATGLRWAI